One genomic segment of Acidobacteriota bacterium includes these proteins:
- the rplF gene encoding 50S ribosomal protein L6, producing MSRIGRMPIELDAAVKIKIDGSTVNVEGPKGKLQHTVPDGITVAQEEKQLVVRRADDSKTQRALHGLSRALLANAVNGVTKGFVKDLEIHGVGYRAELAGKVVKFSLGFSHPIVFPIPDGIAVAVEKNTKLSVSGYDRQQVGQVAAEIRSLRPPDVYKLKGIRYTGEQLRKKAGKTGA from the coding sequence ATGTCTAGAATTGGAAGAATGCCGATCGAACTTGACGCAGCCGTCAAGATCAAGATCGATGGTTCGACGGTCAATGTCGAAGGACCCAAGGGCAAGCTCCAGCACACGGTTCCCGACGGGATCACCGTGGCACAAGAGGAGAAGCAGCTCGTGGTTCGGCGGGCCGACGACTCCAAGACTCAGCGTGCTCTACACGGGCTCAGCCGTGCGCTTCTTGCCAACGCCGTGAACGGTGTCACCAAGGGCTTCGTGAAGGATCTCGAGATCCATGGCGTGGGTTACCGGGCGGAGTTGGCAGGGAAGGTCGTGAAGTTCAGCCTCGGTTTTTCCCACCCCATCGTATTTCCGATTCCGGACGGAATCGCGGTCGCGGTAGAGAAGAATACGAAACTGAGTGTCAGCGGATACGATCGACAGCAGGTCGGGCAAGTGGCGGCGGAGATCCGATCGCTGCGACCGCCGGACGTCTACAAACTAAAGGGCATCCGGTATACGGGTGAACAACTGCGGAAGAAGGCCGGCAAGACCGGAGCCTAG
- the rpsH gene encoding 30S ribosomal protein S8, with product MSMTDPISDLLVRLRNGATAKHDKVVLPASKMKAAIVGILKDEGYIDEYSVEENPVQGSITVHLKYTPTGDRAITGLERVSKPGRRVYCNKDEIPKVLNGLGITILSTSRGIKTGSACRREGVGGEILCNVW from the coding sequence ATGAGTATGACGGATCCCATTTCAGATTTGTTGGTGCGCCTGCGTAACGGTGCGACGGCCAAGCATGACAAGGTCGTGCTTCCGGCCTCCAAGATGAAGGCCGCGATCGTCGGTATCCTCAAGGACGAGGGCTATATCGACGAGTACTCGGTCGAGGAGAACCCGGTACAGGGTTCGATCACCGTGCATCTGAAGTACACACCGACGGGTGATCGTGCGATCACCGGTCTGGAGCGTGTCAGTAAGCCCGGGCGCCGGGTCTACTGCAACAAGGATGAGATCCCGAAGGTCCTCAACGGACTCGGGATCACGATCCTCTCGACCTCGAGAGGCATCAAGACCGGTAGTGCGTGTCGTCGCGAAGGCGTCGGAGGAGAAATCCTCTGCAACGTCTGGTAG
- a CDS encoding type Z 30S ribosomal protein S14, whose amino-acid sequence MATKAWIAKTEKKPKFAVRARNRCLRCGRPRAFLRKFRLCRICFRQLALEGLLPGVTKSSW is encoded by the coding sequence ATGGCAACCAAGGCTTGGATCGCCAAAACCGAGAAGAAGCCGAAGTTCGCAGTTCGTGCGCGCAATCGCTGTCTGCGTTGCGGACGGCCTCGAGCATTTCTGCGAAAATTTCGGCTCTGCCGGATCTGTTTCCGTCAACTGGCGTTAGAGGGGCTATTGCCCGGCGTCACGAAGTCGAGTTGGTAG